Sequence from the Saccharopolyspora pogona genome:
CGGATCAGCTCGGCCACGGCCTTGCTGGGCCACACCAGACCGGTCAGCCCGAACGCGGCCTGAGTCATCCCAGCATGAACCACTGCGACCACTCTGCGCTGCAAATCCTCCTGCGCCCAGCCGACAACCTCCGCGCGTCCCGCACACCAGCGATCATGTCAGGCCACCGAAGATCACACCTTTGAGTTCCCGATCAGTAGGTTGTCTTCGGCATGTGCTTCCGGGACACTTCCACCTCCTAATTTGCCTCGACGCGTTATAGACCATGCCGTAGCCGGGTCAGTCAGTCGTAGCCACGGACAATGTGGCTCTCATCGAACTTGGCGACGGCCGGAGTGACTGTTTGCTTGAGGTAGGTGGGCGAGGCTAGCTCGACCGGCTCGTGGTCGCTGTCCACGGGCTGCCGTTGGCCTGCTGTGAGAAGGGGAGCGGTAGAAAGATCCATTGCGGTGGCTCCTTTCAGCGCCAGGATGTATTCGCCGTCCGGGAAGCGCGAATGGGCGCGGTAGCACCTCGAGAAGGCGAATGGTCAGGTTTCCCACACCATCCGCTGCATTCGCAGACCTCCCCTACGCGAACGGAAAGAGATGTGTCATGGGTCACATGGTAGGCGTATGTGAGTGCCCCACGACACGGTTCATGTACGTATGACCCTCCGTCTGGGGTGCACAAGGGCATCGTGCGATGGTCAGTCCCGCCACTGATGCCCGGCAGCAGGCGATGGCCGGGAGTTCGCGGTAGGGGCTTCGTTGTCACCGCGCCGCTTACGGCCGGCTGGGATCGCGCTGTGCGAGTTGGGCGTCGTCGAGCCGAATCCCCGGCGTATGCCCACGGTCTCAGTGCGACGGTGTCAACGCCAAGTGACCGCCGGCGGTGGCGGTGCCTCGGTGTTTCGGCGGGTTCTGGCCGCGGTGGTGCAACGCCAGGCGCAGATTCCGGTAGCTCGCGCCGAATGACAGCAGCTCTGGCTCTTTTCTCGCCTGCGGCGGTGATCATACGCAGTCTGCGCGATCGGGCATGAGCCTGGCGGGCTCGATGCACAGATCGATTGTGGGCGACGAAACTGTTCCTGAAGTTTCCCGGTTTCGGTCAGGTACATGGCGATCTTGCCGGGCCCGGAGTGGTAGTGCTGCCGCAGGTGGACGATCTTTTCCAGCACTTCCGCGGGTGGCATCCGGACTGGTTCGCGGTCGCTCTGATCGGTCGTGTAGCCCGTCGACGCCCTCGGTCTCGTAGCGGTGTAGCCACTTGTAGTACGTCGGCCGACTGATCCCGTAGTACCGGCACGTCATCGCGACGTTCCCGCTGACTTCCTCCACATGACGCAGGACCGCGAGGCGCCGACGCACCTCGCGGTCCAACTGGGGTTCACTTACCCGGATCTCCCTATGATCATCAAACCCGGGTGTCAACCATCTCCGTCAGTTTTGTATTGACAGCTTCGCACCCAGCCCTTACCGGGCCATGCGTGTCGGGCTGCGACGAGTCTTGGACACTGGCCCGGACTACGTCTGCGACAGTGCCAAACCTCCAATCGACGCAGTCAGTCACCACGTGCGACCTCACGTCGCAACGCACTCCAGAGATGCCCTCTCAGTTCGACGCAGTGATCCTTCAGCAAGATCAATCGTCCCAGCTCGAGAGGGCATCTCACCTACTCACGACCGAACCACTACCCAGAAACTCCGGTAGATCGAGCCTTAGCGTGACGCGCTTGCCGTCGTTCGGACTTGTCCGTTCCGCGAGGTAGGAATGCTCGGATCCACTGGAGAGTTCTGCTGGTTAGTGAAGTAGTAGGCATCGCGCATCAGCTGCTGCATGTCGTCGAGTAAGGGGGCACGCGGGTTGGTCGGAGCACATTGGTCCTCATAGGCGTTCATCGCTTGCGTCGGCAAAGCGGCAAGGAAGGACGTTTCCTCGACGCCGATTTCGGCGAAGGAGGGCGGGATGCCGACGGCGTCTCTGAGCCGCTCGATGGCAACCGCATACGATTCAACCCCTTGCTCCGGCGTCCGCGATGGCAGGCCGAGGACGCGGGCAATGTCCTGAAAACGTTGCGGGGCTTGGTAGTTCTCATACTTCGGCCAACCGGTGAGCTTCGTCGGGCTTTGCCCGTTGTAGCGAATGACATGCGGCAGCAGGATCGCGTTGGTGCTGCCGTGGGGCAGGCTGAACGTGGCCCCGATGGTATGCGACATGGCGTGCACGATCCCCAGGAACGCATTGGAAAGAGCCATTCCAGCTAGCGTGCTGGCGTTGTGGACCTTCTCGCGCGCGATGAAGACGTCGCCGCCGCTTCGCACGGAGGTTTCAAGGTTCTCGAAGAGGAGCTTGATCGCTTGGATGCACAGTCCGTCCGTGAAGTCGTTGGCATATGTTGATACGTAGGCCTCGGTGGCGTGGGTGAGCGCGTCCATGCCCGCACTTGCTGCCAAGCCCTTCGGCATTTCGGTCACCAAGGTGGGGTCGATTATCGCGACGCTCGGGGTCAGGGCGTAATCGCCGATCGGGTATTTGCGTCCCGAATCGGGGTCGGTGATCACTGCGAACGGCGTTACCTCTGAGCCGCTGCCCGACGTGGTGGGGATGCAGACCAAGCGAGCGTCGCGGCCGAGTGGCGGAAATTGGTAGGTGCGCTTGCGGATGTCGTTGAAGCGAGTTTTCGCGTGATCAAGGTCGGTGTCGGGGTGTTCGTACAACAGCCACATGAGCTTGGCGGCGTCCATCGACGAGCCGCCCCCAATGGCGATGATCGTGTCTGGTCTGAAGTCCCTCATCATTTCGGCACCGCGGCGAATTGTCGCAACGGTCGGCTCAGGTTCGACGTAGTCGATCAACCTCACGTCCACGGGTTCGGAGCGGCGTCCGAGGACATCGACGACTTTGCCGGGATAGCCGAGACGGGCGATGGTTCGGCCGGAGACGATGACCGCTTTGTGCACGTCAGCCATGTCCGCCAGGTATCGCAGGCTATGCGGCTCGAAGTAGATCTTCGGTGGGACCTTGAACCATTGGATGTTGTTCGTTCGTCGCCCGGTGCGCTGGATGTTCAGCAGGTGGACCGCACCGATGTTGTCGGCGATGGAGTTGCCACCCCAGCTACCGCAGCCGAGTGTGAGCGATGGGCGGAATGCGTTGTACAAGTCTCCCATCGCGCCTTGTGCCGCCGGAGCGTTCCAGACGATCCGGGCCGCCTTCAGCGTGTTGCGGTAACGATTGACGAGATCCTGATCAGCGGTGTGGATGACGGCAGTGTGCCCCCTACCCCATAGGTCGAGGGCCCGTTGCGCCTTCCCGATGGCCTGATCAGCGGTATCGGCGGGAAGTACGGCAAGGATTGGGCAGGACTTCTCACGGACCAACGGCTCGGCAGCGTCCACGTCGGACACTTCGACGAGGATCACCGAGGTGTTCTCGGGAACGGTGAAACCGGCCTGGGAGGCGAGCCATGCAGGTGACTTGCCAACCGCCAGAAGCGAGCGACGGGCCGTGGGCGCGTCGTCGGCACCAGCCTCCGTGCCGAACAGGAGCCGTTCCAGCGCCCGTTTTTGGTCTGGGGTAGCAAGGTGCGCGTGTAGCTGCTGTAGCTCACTCAGCGTCTCGTCGTACCGAGAGGCCTCGACGATGAGCACCTGTTCGGCCGAGCAGGCCGTGCCGTTGTCAAACGTGACCGACAGAAGGACGTCGTTGGCGGCACGCTTGAGGTTGGCGTCAGCCGAGATAACGGCAGGTACGTTCCCGGCGCCGACGCCGATTGCCGGCTTACCAGAGCTATAGGCGGCTGCGACCGTCTCGTTGCTACCGGTTGCGAGGACGACGGAGATACCCGGGTGACGCATC
This genomic interval carries:
- a CDS encoding helix-turn-helix domain-containing protein, producing MRRRLAVLRHVEEVSGNVAMTCRYYGISRPTYYKWLHRYETEGVDGLHDRSERPRTSPDATRGSAGKDRPPAAALPLRARQDRHVPDRNRETSGTVSSPTIDLCIEPARLMPDRADCV